GCACGTGATCGAGAACGTCACACGCTTCGCATCCGGCCTCGTGCCGATCGGGGTCGTCGATCCCAGCGCCGGCTACTAGGCCACGTCTACCGGGCCACCGTTACCGGGCCATAGGGCTCACTCCGACGGCTTCTCGTCGCGTTCCGCCCATTCCAGGAGCGGATCGAGGGAGAAGACCGCGTCGTCGATACCCGAGTGCAGGTCGCCGAGTTCCTCGAACCGCTTCGGCACGGTCCGGATCGTGAAGTCCCGCGGTTCGAGGTCGTCGATCTCCTCCCACCGCACCGGAGTGGAGATCGTCGCCTCCGACACACCGCGGACCGAATAGGCACTGGCGATCGTGTGGTCGCGCGAGTTCTGGTTGTAGTCGACGAAGACCGCCGACGGGTCGCGTTCCTTGCGCCACCATGCCGTCGTCACGTCGCCGGGCGCGCGTCGTTCCACCTCCCGCGCGAAAGCCCATGCGGCCCTTCGGACGTCGTCGAACTCCCATTCCGGCGCGATCCGGACGTAGACGTGCAGGCCGTCGCCGCCCGAGGTCTTCGGCCAGCCCACGGCACCGAGTTCGTCGAGCACCTCGTGCGCCACCTTCGCGACACGCCGGACCCGGTCGAAATCGCAGTCGGGCATCGGATCGAGGTCGATCCTCCACTCGTCGGGTCGCTCCACGTCGCTGCGCCGCGAGTTCCACGGATGGAACTCCACGGTGGACATCTGCACGGCCCACACGACGTCGGCGAGATGGGTCACGCACAGTTCGTCGGCATCGCGGTCGTAGCGCGGGAAGTGCACCCGCACGGTCTCGACCCAGTCCGGAGCCCCGCGCGGCAAACGCTTCTGGTGTACCTTCCGCCCTTCG
This window of the Rhodococcus pyridinivorans genome carries:
- the ligD gene encoding non-homologous end-joining DNA ligase; this encodes MSKDADAVELDVDGRTVRISHPERVYFPEIGATKLDLANYYLSVGEGIVRALRERPCMLHRFPDGLEGRKVHQKRLPRGAPDWVETVRVHFPRYDRDADELCVTHLADVVWAVQMSTVEFHPWNSRRSDVERPDEWRIDLDPMPDCDFDRVRRVAKVAHEVLDELGAVGWPKTSGGDGLHVYVRIAPEWEFDDVRRAAWAFAREVERRAPGDVTTAWWRKERDPSAVFVDYNQNSRDHTIASAYSVRGVSEATISTPVRWEEIDDLEPRDFTIRTVPKRFEELGDLHSGIDDAVFSLDPLLEWAERDEKPSE